One genomic region from Arthrobacter sp. YN encodes:
- the amiA gene encoding streptamidine family RiPP: MEKTTVLVEVEETEQLAHLSATHSNALVENPFD, encoded by the coding sequence ATGGAAAAGACCACGGTTCTGGTTGAAGTTGAAGAGACCGAGCAGCTGGCACACCTGTCGGCAACACACTCGAATGCACTGGTTGAAAACCCGTTCGACTAG
- a CDS encoding CocE/NonD family hydrolase yields MRPATAPDHLDITADDGVRLTADHYRAPAEGEVQGTVLIRTPYGRTQYAAQAHAWCRAGYDVVVQDVRGRYGSAGAWNPYDKEGPDGAATARYLAGKGLLRGPLILAGASYDAHCAVEAARVFEAARVLEAARVLEAAAPRPLAVVAMVPALGLCETAREPDGTPRLRDRIGWWHQHGFGRESGHPLPAAELRRIYRQAEERGMDWTIHNLMDDATYGPGSAAGWKRLWDAPPADLHGLYGLLNTPLLMISGQRDFFVAEAAELVRAWGSAAPRTLVETLWGPWGHGLASDLDAGTAAALREQGGLMARIKDFLGAASGWDPPGAKPELLGHSRPPALQWEPGNQPHSWRWAPATPETLPHPLNNHGES; encoded by the coding sequence ATGAGACCCGCCACCGCGCCGGATCATCTGGACATCACCGCTGACGACGGCGTTCGGCTCACCGCAGACCACTACCGCGCACCGGCGGAAGGGGAGGTCCAAGGGACGGTCCTGATCCGGACACCCTACGGCCGGACCCAGTACGCGGCCCAAGCCCACGCATGGTGCCGTGCCGGATACGACGTAGTGGTCCAGGACGTCCGTGGGCGCTACGGTTCCGCCGGCGCATGGAATCCCTATGACAAGGAGGGCCCGGACGGAGCTGCAACCGCCCGCTACCTCGCCGGGAAAGGGTTGCTCAGGGGCCCCCTCATTCTGGCCGGAGCCTCCTATGATGCCCACTGTGCAGTCGAGGCGGCCCGGGTTTTCGAGGCGGCCCGGGTTTTGGAGGCGGCCCGGGTTTTGGAGGCGGCCGCGCCCAGGCCCCTGGCCGTGGTGGCGATGGTGCCGGCACTGGGCCTCTGTGAAACGGCCAGGGAGCCCGATGGCACACCGCGCCTGCGGGACAGGATTGGCTGGTGGCACCAGCACGGTTTCGGTAGGGAGTCCGGCCACCCTTTACCCGCCGCAGAGCTCCGGAGGATATACCGGCAGGCTGAGGAACGCGGGATGGACTGGACGATTCACAACCTCATGGATGACGCCACGTATGGTCCGGGTTCCGCCGCTGGTTGGAAGCGTCTCTGGGACGCCCCACCAGCCGATCTCCACGGGCTCTATGGGCTGCTGAACACGCCGCTGCTGATGATTTCGGGACAACGGGACTTCTTTGTTGCCGAAGCTGCGGAGCTGGTGAGGGCCTGGGGCAGCGCGGCGCCGCGAACTTTGGTGGAAACGCTTTGGGGGCCATGGGGTCACGGACTCGCCAGCGATCTCGACGCCGGAACCGCCGCCGCGCTCCGCGAACAGGGCGGCCTGATGGCCCGGATCAAGGACTTTCTGGGTGCTGCCAGCGGCTGGGATCCACCCGGCGCCAAGCCCGAGCTCCTTGGACACTCCCGCCCGCCAGCCCTCCAGTGGGAGCCCGGCAACCAGCCACATTCATGGCGCTGGGCACCCGCCACCCCCGAGACACTGCCGCACCCCCTGAACAACCACGGAGAATCATGA
- a CDS encoding YcaO-like family protein: protein MTTTAENLGLLPLHTLVDEQTGIIRRVRPVLTPENAPPAYTSMTAEVSNARWLGDWPADRVSLGTTFGDSRQAWIAAVAEGMERYCGNFIPADLPDHHYFTGTARELTASGRAAVGLEQLPRFADWQLERAAFPYRNLDADTPALWTACRRESDSSEVWLPASLTLLNWRQRRFRDLPRIHHLNYAGIATGQGRADATDRAVLETIERDALELWWHLDGPTRGVRPESVPGLVDAMAGCRLRYWVVEMPSEFAPCMAALVFDPETGLYAAGFSCKNEPAEAARKAVLEAVHTWIYSQGATDEDGWVFQAVEAGLMAKGLYLEHREDRQYLDDVGPGFGAVRDLGAHVQVWLDPRTHVLAERFTKPAGGLADIDAVDDVSMPELYRRLESAGHTVYTRELTTPDVAVTGLSVVRAVVGGLVPNAPAAFAYLGCPRFTTAALKRGWRETAPARPEDFTLTPPPHM, encoded by the coding sequence ATGACCACAACAGCCGAAAACCTGGGCCTGCTTCCCTTGCACACCTTGGTGGACGAGCAGACCGGGATCATCCGCAGGGTTCGTCCCGTTCTCACCCCGGAGAACGCCCCACCCGCGTACACGTCCATGACCGCGGAGGTATCGAACGCGCGCTGGCTGGGAGACTGGCCCGCCGACCGCGTTTCACTGGGCACCACGTTCGGCGACAGCCGACAAGCCTGGATCGCGGCCGTCGCCGAAGGCATGGAACGGTACTGCGGGAACTTCATCCCCGCAGACCTCCCGGACCACCACTACTTCACCGGGACGGCCCGTGAGCTGACGGCGTCAGGCCGGGCCGCCGTCGGGCTTGAACAACTGCCGCGATTCGCGGACTGGCAGCTGGAACGTGCGGCATTCCCCTACCGGAACCTCGACGCCGACACTCCCGCGCTGTGGACAGCGTGCAGGCGGGAATCGGACAGCTCGGAGGTGTGGCTGCCTGCGAGCCTTACTCTCCTGAACTGGCGGCAACGGCGCTTCCGTGACCTCCCGCGGATCCATCATCTGAACTACGCGGGGATCGCCACCGGGCAGGGCCGCGCTGATGCCACGGACAGGGCGGTGCTGGAAACCATCGAACGCGACGCCCTGGAACTGTGGTGGCATTTGGACGGTCCCACCCGCGGTGTCAGGCCAGAGAGTGTTCCCGGACTGGTGGACGCCATGGCCGGTTGCCGGCTGCGGTACTGGGTGGTGGAAATGCCCAGTGAGTTCGCACCCTGCATGGCGGCCCTGGTGTTCGACCCGGAGACGGGGCTGTACGCTGCCGGTTTCTCCTGCAAGAACGAACCCGCTGAAGCGGCACGCAAGGCAGTCCTGGAGGCCGTCCACACCTGGATCTACTCCCAAGGTGCCACCGACGAGGACGGTTGGGTGTTCCAAGCGGTGGAGGCAGGGCTCATGGCCAAGGGACTGTACTTGGAACACCGTGAAGACCGTCAATACCTGGACGACGTGGGACCCGGGTTCGGTGCAGTCCGCGACCTCGGTGCACATGTTCAGGTGTGGCTTGATCCCCGGACACACGTCCTCGCGGAACGCTTCACCAAGCCCGCAGGTGGGCTGGCGGACATTGATGCCGTGGATGACGTGTCCATGCCGGAGCTCTACAGGCGGCTGGAATCGGCCGGCCACACCGTATATACCCGTGAACTGACCACTCCCGACGTCGCGGTGACCGGCCTGAGTGTTGTCCGCGCCGTGGTGGGAGGACTGGTTCCCAACGCGCCGGCCGCTTTCGCCTACCTCGGCTGCCCCAGGTTCACCACAGCGGCCTTGAAGCGCGGGTGGCGTGAAACGGCGCCGGCACGGCCGGAGGACTTCACCCTCACCCCACCTCCCCACATGTAA
- a CDS encoding ABC transporter ATP-binding protein/permease, with product MLVNKRLFQMTAGHRGRLAGVTALLCITTASYWLQAWFLAQALAALVVLVRVPGNPDGGTYGPLVPYLAGVLACGLGRLVIQQFHARLASSLGSGVRLQVRRKLADSLLQPERLRDTSDRGGARRLALSEGVDGVDSYISQYIPHAFQLQIVVPALLVWIAWLNPLLALALALAVAVAVGAPKVWGRALAKRGQQHWDSYEALSADFLEALQGMRTLKILHAVPRTRGRLHHRSQELHRATVSTMRTSLVDTALADFGIQAGMLAAAALAAFAALGQGPLPGPESAAITYFLLMLSSEVFRPVRDLARQWHAGYLGLSALGSIDAAGGADTRGDRTLTGEGQARSAHGALYAHGAVSAPGVRPGVVPPGRLTLENVSFRYSAADPWVLRDASAEIQPGGLTALAGVSGAGKSTLFDLLLGFLPAEEGHIRLDGQLLRPSDVSVVSQRSYLFPGTIRENLRVVAPAATEEEMQRVVEIAGLAEELRQWPQGLETVLSEGGGSVSGGQLQRLSIARALLVDRPVLLLDEPTSALNTELAGQVLEGLRREAGRRIVLMIAHRPEALAAADTVLRLAHGQLHTQQQEAATL from the coding sequence ATGCTGGTCAATAAGAGGCTCTTCCAGATGACGGCCGGCCACCGCGGCCGGCTGGCTGGGGTAACAGCCCTGCTCTGCATCACCACGGCGAGCTACTGGTTGCAGGCGTGGTTCCTGGCCCAGGCCCTGGCGGCGCTGGTGGTTCTGGTGCGGGTTCCCGGAAACCCCGACGGCGGCACGTACGGGCCGCTGGTTCCGTACCTTGCCGGGGTTCTTGCGTGTGGCCTGGGGCGCCTCGTGATCCAGCAGTTCCACGCCCGGCTGGCCAGTTCCTTGGGCTCCGGGGTGCGGTTGCAGGTACGACGGAAGTTGGCCGACAGCCTGCTCCAGCCCGAACGGCTCAGGGATACCTCGGACCGCGGTGGAGCCCGGCGGTTGGCCCTGAGCGAAGGTGTGGACGGAGTGGACAGCTACATCAGCCAGTACATCCCCCACGCTTTCCAACTGCAGATAGTGGTGCCCGCGCTTCTTGTCTGGATCGCGTGGCTGAATCCCTTGCTGGCGCTTGCCTTGGCCCTTGCCGTGGCCGTGGCTGTTGGTGCGCCGAAAGTCTGGGGAAGGGCCCTGGCGAAACGCGGACAGCAGCACTGGGACAGTTACGAGGCACTTAGCGCCGACTTCCTGGAGGCCCTCCAAGGGATGCGGACCCTCAAGATCCTTCACGCCGTTCCCCGGACAAGGGGGCGGCTCCATCACAGGTCCCAGGAGCTCCACAGGGCAACCGTCTCCACCATGCGCACGTCCCTGGTGGACACGGCGTTGGCGGACTTCGGGATCCAGGCAGGGATGCTGGCCGCCGCCGCGCTTGCCGCATTCGCAGCGCTGGGGCAGGGGCCATTGCCCGGACCGGAGAGTGCGGCGATCACGTATTTCCTGCTGATGCTCTCGTCGGAAGTCTTCAGGCCGGTGCGGGATCTGGCACGCCAATGGCATGCCGGGTATCTGGGGCTCTCGGCTCTTGGGAGCATTGACGCAGCGGGAGGCGCGGACACCCGCGGTGACCGTACGTTGACGGGCGAAGGGCAGGCACGTTCTGCGCACGGTGCCCTGTACGCACACGGTGCCGTTTCCGCGCCCGGGGTGCGTCCCGGCGTCGTGCCTCCCGGTCGTCTCACGCTGGAGAACGTGAGCTTCCGATACTCAGCTGCGGACCCCTGGGTTCTGCGGGATGCGTCGGCAGAGATCCAGCCCGGCGGCCTCACCGCGCTGGCGGGGGTGTCAGGGGCGGGGAAGAGCACGCTGTTCGACCTCCTGCTGGGATTCCTGCCGGCGGAGGAGGGCCATATTCGCCTGGACGGCCAGCTGCTTAGGCCCAGTGACGTCAGCGTGGTCTCACAACGCAGCTACCTCTTTCCGGGGACCATCCGGGAGAACCTCAGAGTGGTGGCGCCTGCTGCTACGGAGGAGGAGATGCAGCGCGTCGTGGAGATTGCCGGCTTGGCCGAGGAACTGCGGCAGTGGCCCCAAGGCCTGGAAACTGTGCTGTCCGAAGGGGGTGGATCCGTCTCGGGAGGCCAGCTCCAGCGGCTTTCGATTGCACGGGCACTCCTGGTGGACAGGCCGGTTCTTCTCCTGGACGAGCCAACGTCCGCCCTCAACACCGAGCTCGCTGGACAGGTGTTGGAGGGGCTTCGCCGCGAAGCCGGACGCCGGATTGTGCTCATGATCGCCCACCGGCCCGAAGCCCTCGCTGCCGCGGACACCGTACTCCGCCTGGCACATGGCCAACTCCACACACAGCAACAGGAAGCAGCCACGCTATGA
- a CDS encoding amino acid ABC transporter ATP-binding/permease protein: MSLTARTPRNPLLGLVPHMSGEWAGIVWTAVVGILNNLALIVLAVVGSYVVALAVMRQEPAAGEWWVAGVAAVVFRAVLTWHEMDISHSIAYRILAALRMALFDGFARGVPSRKPDQHTGKLAATAMGDVEKLEFFYAHTVAQLAGSAVLFVAGVTVLWPLGPGLAGALLLGFVALVVVTLPGLRRGAMLGARVQEARSGVSVLAVDLLAGTREILGFGLQEHAQRQLEDQSLAVDAGQRRLNSFLAMAASLRELCVLGTVVAVFLAAISQPGLDPVWLPAVVAGTLTLLAPVAEGVATVTQLQPHRASAQRVGEGISLPSAATVSGPIVEFNPQGPLGLKVRNLQFTYDDDAPALRATSLSVAPGEHVGISGPSGAGKTTLARLLVRLWVPDSGSIALVPRSGESVDAWAVGEESFRRMVTLVEQDAPVFHGSVLDNMRLAEPTATEADVLSAFDRAGLPLAGERWAEGVDTVIGEQGVSLSGGERARFCLARALLIKPKILVLDETTASLDPASERALVEAVAAIAGDTTVITVSHRESTLAACHRRVQLG; encoded by the coding sequence ATGAGCCTCACCGCACGCACACCCCGCAACCCGCTCCTGGGCCTGGTTCCGCACATGTCCGGCGAATGGGCAGGGATAGTATGGACCGCCGTTGTGGGCATCCTGAACAACCTGGCCCTCATTGTCCTTGCTGTTGTGGGCTCCTACGTTGTGGCGCTGGCTGTGATGAGGCAGGAGCCCGCAGCCGGCGAATGGTGGGTTGCCGGGGTGGCGGCCGTGGTGTTCAGGGCGGTGCTGACGTGGCATGAGATGGACATCTCGCACAGCATTGCGTACCGGATCCTGGCCGCGCTGCGCATGGCACTCTTTGACGGTTTCGCGCGCGGCGTCCCTTCCCGCAAGCCGGACCAGCACACCGGAAAACTCGCCGCCACGGCCATGGGCGATGTTGAAAAGCTGGAGTTCTTCTACGCCCACACGGTTGCCCAGCTGGCTGGCTCCGCAGTGCTGTTCGTGGCCGGGGTGACTGTGCTGTGGCCTCTGGGCCCGGGCTTGGCCGGGGCCTTGCTGCTGGGGTTCGTGGCGCTGGTTGTGGTGACGCTCCCGGGATTGCGCCGGGGTGCCATGTTGGGTGCGAGGGTGCAGGAGGCCAGGTCCGGGGTGTCGGTCCTCGCCGTGGACCTGCTGGCCGGCACCCGCGAGATCCTGGGTTTCGGACTACAGGAGCACGCTCAACGCCAACTGGAGGACCAGAGCCTGGCAGTGGATGCCGGCCAGCGCAGGCTCAACTCCTTCCTTGCCATGGCAGCGTCCTTGCGCGAGCTGTGTGTCCTGGGCACCGTGGTGGCGGTCTTCCTTGCTGCCATCTCACAACCCGGGCTGGATCCTGTGTGGCTGCCCGCCGTGGTTGCCGGCACTCTGACTCTCCTGGCTCCGGTTGCCGAGGGCGTTGCCACCGTAACCCAGCTCCAGCCGCACCGTGCCAGTGCCCAGCGCGTTGGGGAGGGCATCAGCCTGCCCTCGGCCGCAACGGTTTCGGGGCCCATCGTGGAGTTCAACCCCCAGGGGCCGCTGGGTCTGAAGGTCCGGAACCTGCAGTTCACGTACGACGACGACGCGCCGGCTTTGCGCGCGACGTCCCTGTCAGTGGCGCCCGGCGAGCATGTGGGGATCAGCGGGCCATCCGGGGCAGGAAAGACCACACTGGCCCGGTTGTTGGTGCGCTTGTGGGTGCCGGATTCGGGGAGTATCGCCCTGGTGCCGCGCAGCGGGGAGTCTGTGGACGCCTGGGCCGTGGGCGAGGAGTCGTTCCGGCGTATGGTCACGTTGGTGGAGCAGGACGCCCCGGTCTTCCATGGTTCCGTTCTGGACAACATGCGCCTGGCCGAGCCCACGGCAACTGAAGCCGACGTCCTGTCAGCCTTCGACCGGGCAGGGCTTCCGCTCGCTGGCGAACGATGGGCGGAGGGCGTGGATACCGTGATCGGCGAGCAAGGGGTGAGCCTGTCCGGTGGCGAGCGTGCCCGCTTCTGCTTGGCGCGGGCCCTGTTGATCAAGCCCAAGATCCTGGTGCTGGATGAAACCACAGCCAGCCTGGATCCTGCCTCGGAGCGTGCCCTGGTGGAAGCTGTTGCTGCGATTGCCGGCGACACCACGGTGATCACTGTGTCCCACAGGGAGTCCACCCTGGCCGCATGCCACCGGCGGGTGCAGCTGGGCTAG
- a CDS encoding LacI family DNA-binding transcriptional regulator yields the protein MAPDTLFAEQRYEFVMNELRREGSIGVGEIANRLSVSQMTVRRDIEVLARRGLLSRVHGGAILVSTTNEDGWPPAVSQSKYKLGIVVPSLEFFWPGIIRGVRATATAKKTAVLVRGSAYDGPDNRRQIEKLIKPGKVHGLLLAPTTSGPGGPDLLRWIGSLSEPHVLMERFTPSHLVSGGADIVATDHRHGTEIAVRHLRSQGHTKIGVLISRESPTAGHILRGWAAACGELGIPNGNDLVHETVSFDAPRREDLLKLVAEEVIGAGITALIIHSDPHAVAFAQFCSHHGILIPDDLAVVAYGDEGSHLGEPPLTAVRPAKQHVGRLAVELLLARLEEGPERPTQRIYVNPTLVVRESSIKR from the coding sequence ATGGCACCAGACACACTTTTTGCGGAACAGCGGTATGAATTCGTCATGAACGAGCTGCGCAGAGAAGGATCGATTGGCGTCGGGGAAATAGCCAATCGTCTTTCGGTAAGTCAGATGACCGTCCGGCGAGATATCGAGGTACTGGCGCGTCGTGGGCTCCTGAGCAGGGTTCATGGTGGTGCCATTCTTGTCAGCACCACCAATGAAGATGGTTGGCCGCCGGCCGTCAGCCAGTCGAAGTACAAGCTGGGGATCGTGGTGCCTTCACTGGAGTTTTTTTGGCCCGGAATCATCAGAGGAGTTCGTGCCACGGCAACAGCCAAGAAGACTGCAGTTTTGGTGAGAGGCTCGGCATATGACGGGCCGGACAACCGCCGCCAGATAGAAAAATTGATTAAGCCGGGGAAGGTTCATGGACTGTTGTTGGCGCCGACTACCTCAGGGCCAGGTGGCCCTGATTTGCTGCGTTGGATTGGCAGCCTTTCTGAACCGCACGTGCTCATGGAGCGTTTCACGCCGTCCCACTTGGTGAGTGGCGGTGCAGACATCGTGGCCACTGACCATCGGCACGGGACTGAAATTGCTGTGCGGCATTTACGCTCCCAGGGCCATACAAAGATCGGAGTACTCATCAGCCGGGAGTCCCCCACCGCAGGTCACATCCTGCGTGGGTGGGCGGCGGCCTGCGGGGAGCTAGGGATTCCGAACGGTAACGATCTGGTGCATGAAACGGTGAGCTTTGACGCTCCACGTCGGGAAGACTTGCTGAAACTCGTGGCCGAGGAAGTTATTGGTGCTGGAATCACCGCCCTGATCATCCACTCGGACCCTCATGCTGTTGCTTTTGCCCAGTTTTGTTCCCATCATGGCATACTGATCCCCGATGACTTAGCGGTGGTTGCGTACGGCGATGAGGGCTCACATCTCGGGGAACCTCCCCTCACTGCCGTTCGACCTGCCAAGCAACACGTCGGGCGCCTCGCCGTGGAGTTGCTGCTGGCACGCCTGGAAGAAGGTCCTGAACGACCTACTCAGCGCATCTACGTGAACCCCACACTCGTTGTACGCGAATCGTCGATCAAGAGATAG
- a CDS encoding right-handed parallel beta-helix repeat-containing protein, with translation MTNSRNVPNPLEQLRGPGRRDVLRLMGIGAAVGAVGFTIQEGGIVARPASAIAGRNIYVRAGAGTGTAQDGTTPEKAFGTLQAASNITTPGDTVLIMNGTYIDNGNPGNSGTLNITRSGQDGLPITYAAYPGHTPVITVTRESWAGIRITGADYITIEGLTLAGLNAELVYADAYAARLQATPTYNASGISIQLAQGDTSTVGSHHIIVRNNVIHSWPGGGVAAVKADYLTVNQNTIFNNAWYSIFANSGVSTLVPSNFNTNTGNRNFFTRNLVYGNKSNIPWRDTGKISDGNGIIVDSTLGLESGGVRYQGRTLVSNNVVFNNGGSGIHAYKANNVDIINNTGYFNSASSTLNYGNIGAWESQNCNVLNNVSYVRTGKSTNSKYNNVNVRYDYNIYFNGATPEVLGPQDDVANPLFYFPSTVRADSDFRINSGSPAIGTGTAQLAPSVDFTGATRPAGGVDRGAYRYGATTKGY, from the coding sequence ATGACAAATTCACGCAACGTGCCCAACCCGCTGGAACAGCTCCGCGGTCCTGGCCGCAGAGATGTCCTCCGACTGATGGGAATCGGGGCAGCGGTAGGAGCGGTGGGCTTCACAATCCAGGAGGGCGGCATCGTTGCCAGGCCCGCAAGCGCCATAGCGGGACGGAACATCTACGTCCGGGCCGGAGCCGGGACGGGCACTGCCCAGGACGGCACCACACCGGAGAAGGCCTTCGGGACACTGCAGGCGGCTTCGAACATCACCACGCCCGGTGACACGGTTCTCATCATGAACGGGACCTACATTGACAACGGCAACCCGGGGAACAGCGGGACTTTGAACATCACACGGTCCGGACAAGATGGTCTTCCAATCACCTACGCTGCTTATCCGGGGCATACGCCCGTCATCACGGTGACCCGCGAGTCCTGGGCTGGTATTCGGATCACGGGCGCGGACTACATCACCATCGAGGGTCTCACCCTTGCGGGTTTGAACGCCGAACTCGTTTATGCGGATGCGTACGCTGCACGCTTGCAGGCAACCCCCACATACAACGCCAGCGGCATCAGCATCCAGCTGGCGCAGGGGGATACAAGCACAGTTGGTTCCCACCACATCATCGTGCGCAACAACGTTATTCACAGCTGGCCCGGCGGTGGTGTTGCTGCTGTCAAGGCCGACTATCTGACAGTGAACCAAAACACCATCTTTAACAATGCCTGGTACTCCATCTTCGCCAACAGTGGTGTCTCTACTCTGGTGCCGTCAAACTTCAACACCAACACCGGGAATCGGAACTTCTTTACGAGGAATTTGGTGTACGGCAACAAGTCCAACATTCCATGGCGGGATACCGGCAAAATTTCGGACGGAAACGGCATCATTGTCGATTCCACGCTGGGACTGGAATCGGGAGGGGTCCGCTACCAGGGCAGGACTCTAGTGTCCAACAACGTGGTTTTCAACAACGGCGGTTCCGGCATCCACGCCTACAAGGCCAACAACGTGGACATCATCAACAACACCGGCTACTTCAACTCCGCAAGCTCCACGCTGAATTATGGAAACATCGGTGCTTGGGAAAGCCAGAACTGCAATGTCCTGAACAATGTCTCGTACGTGCGGACGGGCAAGTCCACCAACTCCAAGTACAACAACGTCAATGTCCGGTACGACTACAACATCTACTTCAACGGCGCTACCCCAGAGGTGCTGGGGCCGCAGGACGACGTAGCGAACCCCCTGTTTTACTTCCCATCCACAGTCCGGGCCGATTCCGATTTCCGGATTAACTCCGGCTCACCGGCTATTGGAACCGGAACCGCCCAACTCGCGCCCAGCGTTGATTTCACCGGAGCAACCCGTCCGGCCGGGGGAGTCGACAGGGGAGCGTATAGGTATGGCGCCACAACCAAGGGCTACTAA
- a CDS encoding ABC transporter substrate-binding protein, giving the protein MKKSTLPKTAAVLSVMTLSGMLLSGCGQAVSQTPATDNAGVAAQPAGAIENCGRTLTFTSVPQRVVAMTPGQSELLVKLGAADKVVAEAQTKGSELLPELKERGNVQQLSDQMPPSREVLLGADPDFVYSPTAYEFTAEQGFASIEQLKAAGAESYIATAGCMERRSKAEVKDILTDIENIGAVVGAGERTSAVRTEAAEMLASVASKVEGKEKPTVVELFVEGNSIAAIGAGIEYDMIKTAGGENLFSPSDEAFATFFSAMISPETLVQKNPEVIVFTTLDKAHEDATRTFLQEKFPEVDAVKNQRLVAVESDDVMPGTWGNLRAVEQIAKGLHPDAF; this is encoded by the coding sequence ATGAAAAAATCCACCCTGCCCAAAACCGCTGCGGTGCTGAGCGTGATGACACTGAGCGGAATGCTGTTGTCCGGCTGCGGTCAAGCAGTCAGCCAAACACCTGCCACGGACAATGCTGGTGTCGCTGCGCAGCCCGCGGGAGCAATCGAGAACTGCGGCCGCACCCTGACCTTCACCTCCGTTCCCCAGCGGGTGGTGGCCATGACTCCCGGACAGTCCGAGCTATTGGTGAAACTGGGCGCCGCGGACAAGGTTGTGGCCGAGGCACAGACCAAAGGCAGTGAGCTGCTGCCGGAACTGAAGGAGCGCGGTAACGTGCAGCAGCTGAGCGATCAGATGCCGCCGTCGCGCGAAGTCCTGTTGGGTGCCGACCCCGATTTCGTCTACTCCCCCACAGCGTATGAATTCACTGCCGAGCAGGGCTTTGCGAGCATCGAACAGCTCAAAGCTGCAGGCGCTGAGTCCTACATAGCAACGGCGGGCTGCATGGAACGCCGGAGCAAGGCCGAGGTCAAGGACATCCTCACGGATATCGAGAACATCGGCGCTGTAGTTGGCGCGGGTGAGCGTACGTCTGCCGTTCGGACGGAAGCAGCTGAGATGCTGGCTTCGGTTGCATCAAAGGTGGAAGGCAAGGAGAAGCCCACCGTGGTGGAGCTGTTTGTTGAGGGGAACTCCATTGCGGCCATCGGGGCGGGGATCGAGTACGACATGATCAAGACTGCCGGTGGCGAGAACCTCTTCAGCCCGTCCGATGAAGCCTTCGCCACGTTCTTCTCTGCCATGATCTCCCCGGAGACACTGGTGCAGAAGAACCCCGAGGTCATCGTGTTCACCACCTTGGACAAGGCCCACGAGGACGCCACCCGCACCTTCCTTCAGGAGAAGTTCCCTGAGGTGGACGCGGTGAAGAACCAGCGATTGGTGGCCGTGGAATCCGATGACGTCATGCCCGGAACCTGGGGCAACCTCCGCGCCGTGGAGCAGATCGCCAAGGGCCTCCACCCCGACGCGTTCTAA
- a CDS encoding ABC transporter ATP-binding protein, whose amino-acid sequence MKVEFLNVSIALGGTPVVHDVTFTAPSGSVVGILGPNGCGKSTLLRALYRVNKPTSGTVTVGGQDVRALNSRQAALRVAVMAQESSQDFPMTAREVVMLGRAPHQRGFGADSERDHHLVHQAMLDVGASSLTDRYFAGLSGGEKQRVLLARALVQEAPVLVLDEPTNHLDVAFQLELMHLVTSRGRTVLAALHDMNLAAEFCDQVAVLQSGRLQAFGPPSTLLNPQLIRRCFGVESRTLEHPLTGRALIAIAAKTPEQTPPPSQDADFSAARH is encoded by the coding sequence ATGAAGGTGGAATTCCTCAACGTCAGCATCGCCCTTGGCGGCACTCCGGTGGTTCACGACGTCACTTTTACTGCACCCAGCGGCTCCGTGGTGGGCATTCTGGGGCCCAACGGATGCGGCAAATCCACTCTTTTGCGTGCCCTGTACCGGGTGAACAAGCCCACCTCGGGGACCGTCACCGTAGGCGGCCAGGATGTCCGCGCCCTCAACTCCCGGCAGGCCGCGCTCCGCGTGGCCGTGATGGCCCAGGAATCCAGTCAGGACTTTCCCATGACGGCCCGCGAGGTTGTGATGCTGGGCCGCGCCCCGCATCAGCGCGGGTTCGGTGCGGATTCGGAGCGGGATCACCACCTCGTCCACCAAGCAATGCTCGACGTCGGAGCCTCCTCCCTGACGGACCGCTACTTTGCGGGGTTGTCCGGCGGGGAAAAGCAGCGGGTCCTCCTGGCGCGGGCACTCGTTCAGGAAGCACCGGTCCTGGTCCTGGATGAACCTACCAACCACCTCGATGTCGCCTTCCAACTGGAGCTCATGCATCTGGTCACCTCGCGGGGAAGGACCGTGCTGGCGGCCCTGCATGACATGAACCTGGCGGCAGAATTCTGTGACCAGGTGGCCGTGCTGCAGTCCGGGCGGCTGCAGGCTTTCGGGCCGCCGTCAACGCTGCTGAACCCCCAACTGATCCGCCGCTGCTTCGGTGTTGAATCCCGGACGCTGGAGCATCCTTTGACCGGGCGGGCGCTGATCGCCATCGCAGCGAAGACGCCGGAACAGACGCCCCCACCCAGCCAGGATGCGGACTTCTCCGCCGCCCGCCATTGA